The following proteins come from a genomic window of Candidatus Poribacteria bacterium:
- a CDS encoding sodium-translocating pyrophosphatase, with translation MRDITCKRGWLNWKSFLILLPILNLATEAFAQTDPQPALPPVWWIAPIGALIALGFAYHFYRAVMKQDEGNEKMRDIAQSVRDGAMAYLRQQYKVVGIVFVVLCLIFIFMAFVLDAQNKVVPFAFLTGGFFSGLCGFLGMKTATNASARTTSAAMQGLNAGLKVAFRAGAVMGLIVVGFALLDITGWFLILYYLFPKILPGFLEVNPLPQITVIMLSFGMGASTQALFARVGGGIYTKAADVGADLVGKVEAGIAEDDPRNPAAIADNVGDNVGDVAGMGADLYESYAGSILATAALGVAAVAAKDHGNLVLQLKYLSAPMIIAGIGVILSILGIYMVRTKEGASMKQLMGSLNFGINGSAIGIAVLSLPVLIYLDLPNKWQVWGAIIAGLVAGLVIGKVTEIFTSHDYSPTRAIAKQAQTGPATVIIEGIAVGMESTAIPVITIVAAVAISYYLPGGATEPLMGLYGVGIAAVGMLATLGITLATDAYGPIADNAGGNAEMAELDKSVRERTDQLDALGNTTAATGKGFAIGSAALTALALLAAYLEEIRYGLIHLAGKETLDIEGEGTIDTLKVTVSQFMDYYDVTLMNPQVLIGLFIGAVMAFYFCALTMKAVGRAAGAMAAEVRRQFREKPGIMKGEEKPDYARCVEISTVGAQREMIFPSLIAIIVPVAVGLIFDVGGVLGLLAGGLATGFVLAIMMANAGGAWDNAKKFIEEGSHKDEYGEKGSEPHKATVVGDTVGDPFKDTSGPSLNILIKLMSMVSVVFAGLIAKYGGVFNNWLGM, from the coding sequence ATGCGTGATATCACTTGCAAGAGAGGGTGGCTAAATTGGAAATCATTTCTGATACTCCTACCCATCCTAAATTTAGCCACCGAGGCTTTTGCCCAAACAGACCCCCAACCTGCTCTGCCACCGGTATGGTGGATTGCCCCTATCGGTGCGCTTATCGCTTTGGGATTTGCTTATCACTTCTACCGTGCTGTGATGAAACAGGACGAGGGCAATGAAAAAATGCGAGACATCGCACAATCTGTGCGCGATGGTGCGATGGCATATCTCAGGCAACAATACAAAGTGGTAGGCATCGTTTTTGTTGTCCTCTGCCTTATTTTTATCTTCATGGCTTTCGTCCTTGATGCCCAGAACAAAGTTGTTCCATTTGCCTTTCTCACAGGCGGTTTTTTCTCAGGCCTCTGCGGTTTCCTCGGCATGAAGACAGCGACGAATGCCTCTGCCCGCACGACAAGTGCCGCAATGCAAGGACTCAACGCCGGCTTAAAAGTTGCGTTCCGTGCTGGAGCAGTTATGGGATTAATAGTCGTCGGATTCGCGCTCCTTGATATTACCGGATGGTTTCTTATTCTCTACTACCTGTTCCCTAAGATACTGCCCGGATTTTTAGAAGTAAATCCGCTACCGCAAATTACTGTGATTATGCTCAGTTTTGGTATGGGTGCCTCAACCCAAGCACTCTTTGCTCGTGTTGGCGGTGGTATCTATACCAAAGCAGCAGATGTTGGGGCAGACCTGGTTGGAAAAGTTGAAGCCGGAATCGCAGAAGATGACCCGCGTAACCCTGCTGCTATCGCAGATAACGTCGGCGATAACGTCGGCGATGTCGCGGGCATGGGGGCAGACCTCTACGAATCCTACGCAGGTTCAATCCTCGCGACGGCTGCGCTTGGTGTTGCTGCTGTCGCTGCCAAAGATCATGGGAACCTTGTCCTCCAACTTAAATATCTCTCGGCACCGATGATTATTGCCGGTATCGGCGTAATTCTCTCCATTTTGGGTATCTATATGGTGAGAACAAAAGAGGGTGCGTCGATGAAACAACTGATGGGCTCACTGAACTTCGGCATTAATGGCAGTGCAATAGGCATCGCCGTCTTATCTCTGCCAGTGCTTATCTACCTTGACCTTCCCAACAAGTGGCAAGTGTGGGGCGCAATTATCGCTGGTCTTGTAGCAGGCTTAGTTATCGGCAAAGTCACCGAAATCTTTACCTCCCACGATTATTCTCCAACGCGTGCCATTGCGAAGCAGGCACAAACCGGACCCGCGACAGTAATTATTGAAGGCATCGCTGTTGGCATGGAATCAACGGCAATTCCGGTTATAACTATCGTTGCAGCGGTTGCTATTAGTTACTACCTTCCTGGTGGAGCAACCGAACCACTGATGGGACTTTACGGTGTCGGCATTGCTGCTGTCGGTATGTTGGCAACGCTCGGTATTACCCTTGCCACAGATGCCTACGGACCCATCGCAGACAATGCTGGTGGAAACGCTGAGATGGCGGAACTCGATAAAAGTGTCCGAGAGCGTACAGATCAGTTAGATGCCCTCGGTAATACGACAGCCGCAACTGGTAAAGGATTTGCGATCGGTTCAGCCGCGCTAACAGCACTCGCGCTCTTGGCTGCGTATTTAGAGGAAATCCGATACGGCTTGATCCACTTGGCAGGCAAGGAAACACTGGATATTGAAGGCGAAGGCACGATTGATACATTGAAGGTCACCGTCAGCCAATTTATGGATTACTACGATGTCACGCTGATGAATCCACAGGTCCTTATTGGATTGTTCATCGGGGCAGTGATGGCGTTCTATTTCTGTGCATTGACAATGAAAGCCGTGGGACGTGCCGCTGGAGCTATGGCCGCGGAAGTCCGTCGTCAGTTTCGTGAGAAGCCGGGCATTATGAAAGGCGAAGAAAAACCGGACTACGCACGATGTGTCGAAATTTCAACCGTTGGGGCACAACGAGAAATGATTTTTCCATCACTCATCGCCATTATTGTGCCTGTCGCTGTCGGTCTAATTTTTGATGTCGGTGGTGTGTTAGGATTGCTGGCAGGTGGATTGGCGACTGGGTTTGTTCTCGCAATTATGATGGCAAACGCCGGTGGTGCATGGGATAACGCCAAGAAGTTCATTGAGGAAGGCAGCCATAAGGACGAATACGGTGAAAAGGGGTCCGAGCCTCATAAAGCTACCGTTGTTGGTGATACTGTCGGGGATCCGTTCAAAGACACTTCTGGCCCCTCGCTTAACATCCTCATTAAGTTGATGTCTATGGTGTCTGTCGTTTTTGCGGGTCTCATTGCGAAGTATGGTGGTGTGTTTAACAACTGGTTGGGTATGTAG